From a single Sinomonas atrocyanea genomic region:
- the aspS gene encoding aspartate--tRNA ligase translates to MLRTHGLGTLRPEHIGQTVTLAGWVARRRDHGGVAFVDLRDSTGVAQVVVREEEVFHGLRNEFVLQVVGTVERRPAGNENPHLATGEIEVMAAKVIVLNTADPLPFQVDEHVEVGEEARLRHRYLDLRRPGPARAMRLRSEANRVARELLHAEDFLEVETPTLTRSTPEGARDFLVPARLAPGSWYALPQSPQLFKQLLQVGGIEKYFQIARCYRDEDFRADRQPEFTQLDIEASFVEQDDIIALGERIVAALWKLIDVEVPTPIRRMTYAEAMAKYGSDKPDLRFGLELTDLTEYFKDTTFGVFKAPYVGAVVMPGGASQPRRTLDAWQEWAKQRGAKGLAYVLYKEDGELAGPVAKNLTDAEREGLAAAVGANPGDCIFFAAGEQGPSRALLGAARVEIGHRTGLIDPDDWAFVWVVDAPLFEASADAKASGDVALGYSAWTAVHHAFTSPKPEFLDTFDTDPGEALAYAYDIVCNGNEIGGGSIRIHRRDIQERVFKVMGIGAEEAQEKFGFLLEGFKYGAPPHGGIAFGWDRVVALLAGVDSIREVIAFPKTGGGFDPLTAAPSPITPEQRKEAGVDAKPEPKKGAEA, encoded by the coding sequence GTGCTGCGCACACACGGCCTCGGAACACTGCGTCCCGAGCACATCGGACAGACCGTCACCCTCGCGGGCTGGGTGGCCCGCCGCCGAGACCACGGCGGGGTGGCCTTCGTGGACCTGCGCGACTCGACGGGGGTCGCCCAGGTCGTCGTCCGCGAGGAAGAGGTCTTCCACGGACTGCGCAACGAGTTCGTCCTCCAGGTGGTCGGCACCGTGGAGCGCCGGCCGGCCGGCAACGAGAACCCGCACCTCGCCACGGGCGAGATCGAGGTCATGGCCGCGAAGGTGATCGTCCTCAACACGGCCGATCCGCTGCCCTTCCAGGTCGACGAGCACGTCGAGGTCGGCGAGGAGGCGCGCCTGCGCCACCGCTACCTCGACCTGCGGCGCCCCGGCCCCGCCCGGGCCATGCGGTTGCGCTCCGAGGCCAACCGGGTGGCCCGGGAGCTGCTGCACGCCGAGGACTTCCTCGAGGTCGAGACGCCGACGCTGACGCGCTCCACCCCCGAGGGCGCCCGTGACTTCCTCGTGCCCGCCCGCCTCGCGCCCGGCTCGTGGTACGCCCTCCCGCAGTCCCCCCAGCTGTTCAAGCAGCTCCTCCAGGTCGGCGGGATCGAGAAGTACTTCCAGATCGCCCGCTGCTACCGCGACGAGGACTTCCGCGCGGACCGGCAGCCCGAGTTCACCCAGCTGGACATCGAGGCGAGCTTCGTCGAGCAGGACGACATCATCGCCCTCGGCGAGCGGATCGTCGCGGCCCTCTGGAAGCTCATCGACGTCGAGGTCCCGACCCCGATCCGCCGAATGACCTACGCGGAGGCCATGGCGAAGTACGGCTCGGACAAACCGGACCTGCGATTCGGGCTCGAGCTGACCGATCTCACGGAGTACTTCAAGGACACGACGTTCGGCGTCTTCAAGGCCCCGTACGTCGGTGCGGTCGTCATGCCCGGCGGCGCCTCGCAGCCCCGCCGCACGCTGGACGCCTGGCAGGAGTGGGCCAAGCAGCGCGGCGCGAAGGGACTGGCCTACGTCCTGTACAAGGAGGACGGCGAGCTCGCCGGACCGGTCGCCAAGAACCTCACCGACGCCGAGCGCGAGGGGCTCGCAGCGGCCGTCGGGGCGAACCCCGGGGACTGCATCTTCTTCGCCGCGGGCGAGCAGGGCCCCTCGCGGGCGCTCCTCGGCGCCGCGCGCGTGGAGATCGGCCACCGCACGGGCCTCATCGACCCGGATGACTGGGCCTTCGTCTGGGTCGTGGACGCCCCGCTGTTCGAGGCGTCTGCCGATGCGAAGGCATCGGGCGACGTGGCCCTCGGCTACTCCGCGTGGACGGCGGTACACCACGCCTTCACCTCGCCCAAGCCCGAGTTCCTCGACACCTTCGACACCGATCCGGGCGAGGCCCTCGCCTACGCCTACGACATCGTGTGCAACGGCAACGAGATCGGCGGCGGCTCGATCCGTATCCATCGGCGCGACATCCAGGAGCGCGTCTTCAAGGTCATGGGCATCGGGGCCGAGGAGGCCCAGGAGAAGTTCGGGTTCCTCCTCGAGGGCTTCAAGTACGGTGCGCCGCCGCACGGCGGCATCGCGTTCGGCTGGGACCGGGTCGTCGCGCTCCTCGCGGGCGTCGACTCCATCCGCGAGGTCATCGCCTTCCCGAAGACGGGCGGCGGCTTCGATCCGCTCACGGCCGCGCCGTCCCCGATCACCCCGGAGCAGCGCAAGGAGGCCGGGGTCGACGCGAAGCCCGAGCCGAAGAAGGGCGCCGAGGCGTAG
- the hisS gene encoding histidine--tRNA ligase, with protein MARTASLSGFPEWLPQERLVELHVLDTLRRTFELHGFASIETRAVETVGQLLRKGEIDKEVYGLSRLQDDEDSASRDDANALALHFDLTVPFARYVVENAGYLAFPFRRYQIQKVWRGERPQEGRAREFTQADIDVVGDGDLPFRYDVELALVIAEALSALPIPPFRLRINNRKLAEGFYRGIGLTDTAGVLRSIDKLEKIGPERVAELLQEELGATAEQAKAALELASIRTEDTSFVEQVRALGVEDELLAEGLAELEEVIAAASAVAPGKVVADLSIARGLDYYTGTVYETVLVGHEQLGSICSGGRYDALATKGTRKFPGVGLSIGVTRLVSRILSQGLATASRSVPTAVLVTLVDDGAWAAAQGIAARLRSRGIAVEVAAKAEKFGKQIKYADRRGIPFVWFTHADGTHEVKDIRSGEQVAADPDSWMPPAEDLVPQIAAAPSA; from the coding sequence ATGGCACGTACCGCCTCGCTGTCCGGATTCCCCGAGTGGCTTCCGCAGGAGAGGCTCGTGGAGCTCCACGTGCTCGACACCCTCCGGCGCACCTTCGAGCTGCACGGGTTCGCGTCGATCGAGACCCGGGCGGTGGAGACCGTCGGCCAGCTCCTGCGCAAGGGCGAGATCGACAAGGAGGTCTACGGCCTCTCGCGGCTCCAGGACGACGAGGACTCGGCGAGCCGGGACGACGCGAATGCGCTGGCCCTCCACTTCGACCTCACCGTCCCCTTCGCGCGCTATGTCGTCGAGAACGCCGGCTACCTCGCGTTCCCGTTCCGCCGGTACCAGATCCAGAAGGTCTGGCGCGGCGAGCGTCCCCAGGAGGGCCGGGCCCGCGAGTTCACCCAGGCGGACATCGACGTGGTGGGCGACGGCGATCTCCCCTTCCGCTACGACGTGGAGCTGGCGCTGGTCATCGCGGAGGCGCTCTCCGCGCTCCCGATCCCGCCGTTCCGGCTGCGGATCAACAACCGCAAGCTGGCCGAGGGCTTCTACCGCGGCATCGGCCTGACCGACACGGCGGGCGTGCTGCGCAGCATCGACAAGCTCGAGAAGATCGGCCCGGAACGGGTCGCGGAGCTCCTACAGGAGGAGCTCGGAGCCACCGCGGAGCAGGCGAAGGCCGCGCTCGAACTGGCCTCCATCCGCACCGAGGACACGTCCTTCGTCGAGCAGGTGCGCGCCCTCGGGGTGGAGGACGAGCTGCTCGCCGAAGGGCTCGCCGAGCTCGAGGAGGTCATCGCGGCGGCCTCGGCCGTCGCCCCCGGCAAGGTGGTCGCCGACCTGAGCATCGCCCGCGGCCTGGACTACTACACGGGCACCGTCTACGAGACCGTGCTCGTGGGCCACGAGCAGCTCGGCTCGATCTGCTCCGGCGGCCGCTACGACGCCCTGGCCACGAAGGGTACGCGGAAGTTCCCCGGCGTGGGACTGTCGATCGGCGTCACCCGGCTCGTCTCCCGGATCCTCAGCCAGGGTTTGGCGACGGCGAGCCGGTCGGTGCCGACGGCGGTGCTCGTGACGCTCGTCGACGACGGCGCGTGGGCGGCCGCGCAGGGCATCGCCGCCAGGCTGCGCAGCCGGGGGATCGCGGTCGAGGTCGCCGCCAAGGCGGAGAAGTTCGGCAAGCAGATCAAGTACGCGGACCGCCGGGGCATCCCCTTCGTGTGGTTCACCCACGCCGATGGCACCCACGAGGTCAAGGACATCCGCTCCGGCGAGCAGGTCGCCGCCGACCCCGACTCGTGGATGCCGCCCGCGGAGGACCTCGTGCCGCAGATCGCCGCGGCGCCGTCGGCCTGA
- a CDS encoding peptidylprolyl isomerase, producing the protein MSVRMEDCPVAKRNVREDRRRIQLMDAKAELRRGKERRRRRDNTIAATATAAAVVLAAVLQGTVFASNPTASEYAAAQAGLEAPTPSATPSAAPSNGPQIPKPAAAAGKTFTGSLVLNGKPVGFELDGTKAPQAAAVFSSLGQAGTLNGRQCGRLTTGASFALLQCGQKADGSADPSYTWGPLENTPADGKYPAGTIAVARTAGNAYGNGQEFFIVYKDTTIPSDSAGGYTVVGHVTSGLDVVQAIAAQGVKTGNDGAPVTPVTIDSFTVK; encoded by the coding sequence ATGAGCGTGCGGATGGAGGACTGCCCGGTGGCCAAGCGGAACGTGCGTGAGGACCGCCGTCGCATCCAGCTCATGGACGCGAAGGCCGAGCTGCGCAGGGGCAAAGAGAGACGGCGCCGTCGCGACAACACGATCGCCGCCACAGCCACCGCGGCCGCGGTCGTCCTCGCGGCCGTGCTGCAGGGAACGGTCTTCGCCTCCAACCCGACCGCGTCGGAGTACGCCGCCGCCCAGGCCGGGCTCGAGGCGCCCACGCCGTCGGCCACGCCGAGCGCCGCCCCGAGCAACGGCCCCCAGATCCCCAAGCCCGCAGCGGCCGCTGGGAAGACGTTCACCGGCAGCCTCGTCCTCAACGGCAAGCCCGTCGGGTTCGAGCTCGACGGCACGAAGGCGCCCCAGGCCGCCGCCGTCTTCTCGTCCCTCGGGCAGGCAGGCACGCTGAACGGCCGGCAGTGCGGCCGGCTCACGACCGGCGCGTCCTTCGCCCTCCTGCAGTGCGGCCAGAAGGCGGACGGGTCCGCCGACCCCTCCTACACCTGGGGGCCGCTGGAGAACACGCCGGCGGACGGCAAGTACCCCGCGGGCACGATCGCGGTCGCGCGGACCGCGGGCAACGCCTACGGGAACGGCCAGGAGTTCTTCATCGTGTACAAGGACACCACCATTCCCTCGGACAGCGCCGGCGGCTACACGGTCGTGGGCCACGTGACCTCAGGCCTCGACGTCGTCCAGGCGATTGCCGCCCAAGGCGTCAAGACCGGCAATGACGGGGCTCCCGTGACGCCAGTCACGATAGACTCGTTCACGGTGAAGTGA
- a CDS encoding DUF349 domain-containing protein, producing MTESQKSDDTTAATAASVPSPAAFAAKLKPAAPVAPSPAPAVVAAPVAAPVSLAEASKWGRVEGDGHVFLTIDGEEHPVGQYPGVSADEALAYFARKFEDVLAQIGLLEQRVASHAAVADVRKAASHLRAQLAERAMVGDLRAAEGRLDALEQSLVQAEAAEKAQHEAARAEELARREAIVSEAEQISGQDPERTQWKSSGARMNELFEEWKSSQKSGLRLGRAAEDALWKRFRAARTQFDRHRRAYFSQLDSINAQAKTVKERLIAEAESLQTSTDWGWAAGEYRRLMDEWKAAPRASRKEDDALWVRFRAAQNVFFEARQAANDAVDREYSSNLKAKEALLAEAQQILPVQDLNAAKKALQSIRERWEEAGRVPRADMGRMESGLRRIEDAVAQAEHENWRRTDPETKARTDSALSQLEASITSLEEELAAAQSKGDARATAKAQEALDARRLWLSTLQKSADELG from the coding sequence GTGACCGAAAGTCAGAAATCCGACGACACCACGGCCGCAACGGCCGCGTCCGTACCGTCCCCCGCCGCCTTCGCGGCCAAGCTCAAGCCAGCCGCGCCGGTGGCGCCGTCCCCGGCCCCCGCCGTCGTCGCCGCCCCCGTTGCGGCGCCCGTCTCGCTTGCCGAGGCCTCGAAGTGGGGAAGAGTCGAGGGCGATGGGCACGTCTTCCTCACCATCGACGGCGAGGAGCACCCGGTCGGGCAGTACCCGGGGGTCTCCGCCGACGAGGCGCTGGCCTACTTCGCGCGCAAGTTCGAGGACGTCCTCGCCCAGATCGGGCTCCTCGAGCAGCGGGTCGCCTCCCACGCCGCCGTCGCCGACGTCCGCAAGGCCGCCTCCCATCTGCGGGCCCAGCTCGCTGAGCGGGCGATGGTCGGGGACCTCCGCGCGGCCGAGGGCCGCCTCGACGCCCTCGAGCAGTCCCTCGTCCAGGCGGAGGCCGCCGAGAAGGCCCAGCATGAGGCTGCGCGGGCCGAGGAGCTCGCGCGGCGCGAGGCCATCGTCTCCGAGGCCGAGCAGATCAGCGGCCAGGACCCCGAGCGGACCCAGTGGAAGTCGAGCGGGGCCCGGATGAACGAGCTCTTCGAGGAGTGGAAGTCGTCCCAGAAGTCGGGGCTGCGCCTCGGGCGCGCCGCCGAGGACGCCCTGTGGAAGCGCTTCCGCGCCGCCCGGACCCAGTTCGACCGGCACCGCCGCGCGTACTTCTCCCAGCTGGACAGCATCAACGCCCAGGCGAAGACCGTGAAGGAGCGCCTCATCGCCGAGGCCGAGTCGCTCCAGACCTCCACGGACTGGGGCTGGGCCGCCGGTGAGTACCGCCGCCTCATGGATGAATGGAAGGCCGCTCCGCGCGCCAGCCGCAAGGAGGACGACGCCCTCTGGGTCCGCTTCCGGGCCGCGCAGAACGTGTTCTTCGAGGCACGCCAGGCCGCCAACGACGCGGTGGACCGGGAGTACTCGTCGAACCTGAAGGCCAAGGAGGCCCTCCTCGCCGAGGCCCAGCAGATCCTGCCGGTGCAGGACCTGAACGCGGCCAAGAAGGCGCTCCAGTCCATCCGGGAGCGGTGGGAGGAGGCGGGCCGCGTCCCGCGTGCCGACATGGGGCGCATGGAGTCGGGACTCCGCCGCATCGAGGACGCGGTCGCGCAGGCCGAGCACGAGAACTGGCGCCGCACGGATCCGGAGACGAAGGCCCGTACCGACTCGGCCCTGAGCCAGCTTGAGGCCTCGATCACGAGCCTCGAGGAGGAGCTCGCCGCGGCCCAGTCGAAGGGTGACGCCCGGGCGACCGCCAAGGCCCAGGAGGCCCTGGATGCGCGGCGCCTGTGGCTCTCGACGCTGCAGAAGTCGGCGGACGAGCTCGGCTGA